A genomic window from Terrisporobacter glycolicus ATCC 14880 = DSM 1288 includes:
- the msrA gene encoding peptide-methionine (S)-S-oxide reductase MsrA, which yields MKKLATFAGGCFWCMVKPFDEYEGVESVISGYTGGYTENPTYEDVCTDLTGHIEAIQITFDDEIISYKELLDIYWSVIDPTQVGGQFADRGHHYKTVIFYHDKNQREEAEKSKEELGQSGLYDKPIVTEIRKAETFYEAEDYHQYYYKKNPEHYNRYYQGSGRSKHIKKMWAKKNLTPLQYEVTQNSATEPPFDNEYYDNFEEGIYVDIISGEPLFASKDKFESGCGWPSFAKPLRKGILSFYEDYSHNMERVEVKGNKSESHMGHVFEDGPEEMGGLRFCINSASLRFIPKEKMKEEGYEEYLRYL from the coding sequence ATGAAAAAGTTAGCAACATTTGCGGGAGGATGTTTTTGGTGTATGGTAAAACCTTTTGATGAATATGAAGGTGTAGAATCTGTAATTTCAGGCTATACTGGTGGATATACAGAAAATCCTACTTATGAAGATGTATGCACTGATTTAACAGGACATATTGAAGCTATACAAATTACATTTGATGATGAAATAATAAGTTATAAAGAACTATTGGATATATATTGGAGTGTTATAGACCCTACTCAAGTAGGAGGACAATTTGCTGATAGGGGACATCATTACAAGACAGTAATTTTTTATCATGATAAAAATCAAAGAGAAGAAGCAGAAAAATCTAAAGAAGAATTAGGACAAAGTGGATTATACGATAAGCCAATAGTAACAGAAATTAGAAAAGCAGAAACTTTTTATGAAGCAGAGGATTATCATCAATATTATTACAAGAAAAACCCAGAGCATTATAATAGATACTACCAAGGCTCAGGAAGATCAAAACATATTAAAAAAATGTGGGCGAAGAAAAATCTTACACCACTTCAATATGAAGTAACTCAAAATTCTGCCACAGAACCACCTTTTGACAATGAATATTATGATAATTTTGAAGAAGGAATTTATGTGGATATAATAAGCGGAGAACCTTTATTTGCATCAAAGGATAAGTTTGAATCAGGTTGTGGATGGCCAAGTTTCGCAAAACCACTGAGAAAAGGAATACTAAGTTTTTATGAAGATTATTCTCACAATATGGAAAGAGTAGAAGTTAAGGGTAATAAAAGTGAATCTCATATGGGACACGTATTTGAAGATGGCCCAGAAGAAATGGGAGGACTTAGATTTTGCATTAATTCTGCATCTTTAAGATTTATCCCGAAAGAAAAAATGAAAGAAGAAGGATACGAAGAATATTTAAGATATTTATAG
- a CDS encoding DUF975 family protein, with translation MMSRKQIKEISRLKLNRNGNWAIPVILTGSIILLSGFAQNNMIIENSFLLSLTSGLVISLLNIFLAKCCLQIARSEENDSIGWANILVTTSTFAKCILYSILISVIGMAITYLLILVGGLFIDTISIVGIIICILSMILGVIISIYSAFSIFIILDKGSNVFEAWLLSYNLIKGHFWDIIIIGLSFILWYIFAILTFGIGMFWITPYVMITYINYYLYLSNEKYN, from the coding sequence ATGATGAGCAGAAAACAAATAAAAGAAATTTCTAGATTAAAATTAAATCGAAATGGTAATTGGGCAATTCCGGTAATACTTACAGGAAGTATCATATTATTATCTGGATTTGCACAAAATAATATGATAATAGAAAATAGCTTTCTTTTATCATTAACATCAGGATTAGTGATAAGTTTATTAAATATATTTCTAGCAAAATGCTGTTTACAGATTGCTAGAAGTGAGGAAAATGACAGTATAGGATGGGCAAATATTTTAGTTACAACGTCAACATTTGCAAAATGTATTTTATATTCCATATTAATCTCTGTAATAGGAATGGCCATTACTTATTTATTAATATTAGTAGGAGGGCTATTTATAGATACTATTTCTATTGTTGGTATAATAATTTGTATTTTGTCGATGATTTTAGGAGTGATAATATCAATATATTCTGCATTTTCAATTTTTATAATACTGGATAAAGGATCAAATGTATTTGAAGCATGGTTACTTAGCTACAATCTCATAAAAGGACATTTTTGGGATATTATAATTATTGGTCTTAGTTTCATATTGTGGTATATATTTGCTATTTTAACTTTTGGGATAGGTATGTTTTGGATTACACCTTATGTAATGATAACTTATATTAATTATTATCTATATTTAAGTAATGAAAAATATAATTAG
- a CDS encoding PH domain-containing protein produces MAEIDSILEWVFISKCKIPEDIVDVLAPGEVAVTAYRTLRDSATFTDKRIIIRDVQGLTGKKVEIYSIPYSSINMWSTETAGMLFDLSAEVELWTRAGHIKITLQKGVDVREFDRLIAHCVLR; encoded by the coding sequence ATGGCTGAAATAGATAGTATTTTAGAATGGGTTTTTATTTCAAAGTGTAAAATACCAGAAGATATAGTAGATGTACTAGCACCAGGGGAAGTAGCAGTTACAGCCTACAGAACTTTAAGAGACAGTGCAACATTCACAGACAAAAGAATAATAATAAGAGATGTTCAAGGGCTAACAGGTAAAAAAGTTGAGATTTACTCTATACCATATTCATCAATAAACATGTGGTCAACAGAGACAGCAGGAATGTTGTTTGATTTGAGTGCGGAAGTAGAACTTTGGACTAGAGCGGGTCATATAAAAATAACACTACAAAAAGGTGTAGATGTGAGAGAGTTTGATAGACTTATTGCTCACTGTGTTTTAAGATAG
- the secG gene encoding preprotein translocase subunit SecG — protein MINNVLMGIQLVLAVFLMLVIMPQEGKDNFKSDFSGSEEGSQAYFKPKGKQAFLLKSTKIVSILFFINAIALLVVNK, from the coding sequence ATGATAAATAATGTATTAATGGGGATACAACTTGTTTTAGCCGTATTCTTAATGTTAGTTATCATGCCGCAAGAGGGCAAAGATAACTTTAAATCAGATTTTAGCGGTTCAGAAGAAGGCTCACAAGCTTACTTCAAACCAAAAGGAAAGCAAGCATTTCTTTTAAAATCAACTAAGATAGTATCAATACTATTTTTTATAAACGCAATAGCATTACTAGTAGTAAACAAATAA
- a CDS encoding AEC family transporter produces the protein MENLILSFNVVAPLCLVMALGYFLKYIKILNKNSVKIMNNSTFKVFLPTLLFYNIYTTDLGSVLILN, from the coding sequence GTGGAAAATCTAATTTTATCCTTTAATGTGGTAGCACCATTGTGTTTAGTAATGGCTCTTGGCTATTTTCTTAAATACATAAAAATACTTAATAAAAATTCAGTAAAGATTATGAACAATTCTACATTTAAAGTCTTTTTACCAACTTTATTATTTTACAATATTTATACAACAGATTTAGGCAGTGTTTTGATCCTAAATTAA
- a CDS encoding DUF4430 domain-containing protein: protein MKKSKLLKKVASIFMVALMVITMIPQSVYASEVSKVLDASDKKVVTYINDQGKEIKVNNGDTLNISTTENGTFTCDGYSSGSKDIEWRTSWEGSSQDKPIWIGLYSGDISIRRSGKVNAQVTKADTGEVLCAFNIVAEEKKVEDIKLYIDDKEVTNGTYTVAGHQWKEIKIKGKYADDDKYVDFSNTNGFSVTSDKDFISCNNNNIVSFAFNKPGTGVITLEGFGNKASVKVTSSYVPVESVKLNLRPEVKMHRLQYSMGSDDNYIGIGQSELSNGVTITPSNSSNYTVEWKGNNDKVASYHDTHSNGFIGHDSGTVTITASVDDNGRNISSSCDVEYVFEKPVEGISMKDDQNTLTIKEEDNMVLPLVFEPNGDQEEDQPSKTSMKWEFSKNGIVEIKHSRGQYDRYASKTFVMNALAQGTVEVTGTPLAAKDGVKPVKFTVTVEEGDTPPPNTDRLVSQGTSSCKSYYSRYWQHDTWKYTDEWDIIALKRSGIGLGKDEAGAIDSYKSSIASKIEDGTLSNKTKPTTLARVALALESIGVDASSFAGFNFYDALLNSNKINTGSNESIWALIALDAKKTPVSEKVKYDRDKLIETIISFQTKDGGFNLSSSENGGDVDLTAMAIQALSNYQNKSNAKEATEKALTFLRDSMESSCDMNGTSESIAQTIIAVSSLEKDIADKENGFTKGKSKNIFVAMDKYRDYRGFKHMKEDSDTNHMSTQQALLAFASYNRIKNNENTLYDMTDISSENYEVPVITVTGVENNQVVAKKNIKVQISASHKNENVENIKVWLNGEKIEGKDGNYTLSLKSGNNSMNIKAISNNGASSYLQWSIKFATLNYQKEINNKITKMNSWAKSIINENDYTFSENELIMTYMRTVGSSSKISNKVLEKLQEQIKFKNVDEWTNTIMVLHAMGVDVSNVYGEDFWKYGNSFITSLSQQDNVQILTAINSKSEQNVPKEISKENLLNKIATNSDGGFGINGKSNVYETGCAVIALAKEGNRQEEVEKAIEWLAENHTSSGGFTQLGSYSELSSTAKVMEALCEVGIDFTLDDRFNNTENIYTKLKILLAESGEDQNEDVYRALASYQRLYNEKGSIYSMDDVIAQPGLTTSRKKMEDTVVNYLQTIDFSTYSEEATEAAYLLIRGNEATKAVYNYLDVLKEAIKSNQVTTAREYFFAGLYLKENGVTLTDVDSTNMLSKLDDLEYTTTDNFGSVKSRATIPMSYALMTLNLEPNYETSLREDLTSKIESNRVPQSSWTGKGFYSYYNEYFAPVNQEATIVAMMALKSSEKLTDINSLIDYLGGKGTDGHDERQLDAGYWADYRKDSNKLVGNLVTTADMVVGIPMFEVDILSDARFNKDNGNVEDGIRAFYRASGFADTPYNNEVNTKSSIGGYRALLSLRFAENNAPSIYDINTKREIDKTTLESKIKEADTLKKDDYIIETWTVFEKALEEAKIIVKQEVVTQKEINLALESLRNAMNGLEEYNEINVTFRLMGDWKHDDKNEHTGYVNWIKTRSYTVSKDAKVYDIFEKAMKDSGLKNTVTDSNYVSMIQAPEVFGSYVLSQGDNGVNSAWQYMINGEYSKVGLNECKLSDGDVIVLRYVDDYTNELDMNEAWKKVEDLEPTEVFEKIRASAKMELKKYVDMEDYEKEQQKSIESILDKAMKQLDKVKDTVEVKEIVTEAKNDLDEIPTKAEIEEEAQKELLQIKEKAKEILSSYKNLSLYEDKEKAELNKILEKAFISIDEAKSKSEVEKIVTSTKAKMDDIETAEKIAIDRVIEAINKIENPVTIDQKPIIEAAREKYNALTKDQKKQVTNYEILVKAEEDLNKLVNDDSSNNGSEGNKPDGDDSNNNGSEDNKPDGDDSNNNEHNNSQDDDVKTGDNTQIGFIVCSLILAIGGIYLVELERRRGKIKSNK, encoded by the coding sequence ATGAAGAAAAGTAAATTATTAAAGAAAGTAGCTTCTATTTTTATGGTAGCGCTAATGGTTATTACTATGATTCCTCAATCAGTGTATGCATCTGAAGTATCAAAAGTTTTAGATGCATCAGATAAGAAGGTAGTAACTTACATTAATGATCAAGGAAAGGAGATTAAAGTTAATAATGGAGACACACTAAATATATCTACTACAGAGAATGGAACATTTACATGTGATGGCTATAGCAGTGGCAGTAAAGATATTGAGTGGCGTACTTCATGGGAAGGTAGTAGTCAGGATAAACCAATCTGGATTGGATTATATAGTGGAGATATTTCCATTCGTCGTTCGGGAAAAGTTAATGCACAAGTTACAAAAGCAGATACAGGGGAAGTACTATGCGCATTTAATATTGTGGCAGAGGAGAAAAAGGTTGAAGACATAAAATTATACATTGATGATAAAGAGGTAACCAATGGTACATACACAGTTGCTGGACATCAGTGGAAAGAGATTAAGATAAAAGGAAAATATGCTGATGATGATAAATATGTAGATTTTTCTAACACTAATGGATTCTCAGTTACATCAGATAAGGATTTTATATCATGTAATAATAATAATATAGTTAGTTTTGCTTTTAATAAACCAGGAACAGGAGTTATTACTTTAGAAGGTTTTGGAAATAAGGCTTCGGTTAAAGTAACTTCAAGTTATGTACCTGTTGAGTCAGTAAAATTAAATCTTCGTCCAGAGGTGAAGATGCATCGCTTACAGTATTCTATGGGTTCAGATGATAACTATATTGGTATAGGTCAATCAGAATTAAGTAATGGCGTTACAATTACTCCTTCAAATAGTAGTAATTATACTGTAGAGTGGAAAGGAAACAACGATAAAGTAGCTTCTTATCATGATACACATAGTAATGGATTTATTGGACACGATAGTGGAACTGTAACAATAACTGCATCTGTGGATGATAATGGAAGAAATATTTCTTCATCTTGTGATGTTGAATATGTTTTTGAGAAACCTGTTGAGGGAATATCTATGAAGGATGATCAGAATACTTTAACAATAAAAGAAGAAGACAATATGGTATTGCCATTGGTATTTGAGCCAAATGGAGATCAAGAAGAAGATCAGCCATCGAAAACATCTATGAAATGGGAATTCAGTAAAAATGGTATAGTAGAGATTAAACATAGTAGAGGTCAGTATGACCGCTATGCAAGTAAGACATTTGTAATGAATGCTCTTGCTCAAGGTACAGTAGAAGTAACAGGAACACCTTTAGCAGCAAAAGATGGAGTAAAACCAGTGAAATTTACTGTAACAGTAGAAGAAGGTGATACACCACCTCCAAATACTGATAGATTAGTATCTCAGGGAACTTCTAGCTGTAAATCTTATTACTCTAGGTATTGGCAACATGATACATGGAAATACACAGATGAATGGGACATAATAGCTCTTAAAAGGTCAGGTATTGGTCTTGGGAAGGATGAAGCAGGGGCTATAGACTCTTACAAAAGTAGTATTGCCTCTAAAATTGAAGACGGAACATTATCTAATAAAACAAAACCAACTACTTTAGCAAGAGTTGCACTTGCTTTAGAGAGTATTGGTGTTGATGCTTCATCATTTGCAGGGTTCAATTTCTACGATGCGTTATTAAATAGTAACAAGATAAATACAGGAAGTAATGAATCAATATGGGCATTGATTGCTTTAGATGCAAAGAAAACTCCAGTTTCTGAAAAGGTTAAATACGATAGAGATAAGCTTATTGAAACTATTATTTCTTTCCAAACCAAGGATGGAGGGTTTAATCTAAGTTCATCTGAAAATGGTGGGGACGTAGACTTAACGGCGATGGCAATACAGGCTCTTTCTAATTATCAAAATAAAAGTAATGCAAAGGAAGCTACAGAAAAAGCACTTACTTTCTTACGAGATAGTATGGAAAGTTCTTGTGACATGAATGGAACTAGTGAATCTATAGCTCAGACAATTATAGCTGTTTCTTCTCTTGAAAAAGATATTGCTGATAAAGAAAATGGATTTACAAAAGGAAAGAGTAAGAATATATTTGTGGCAATGGATAAGTATAGAGACTATAGAGGATTTAAACATATGAAAGAAGATTCTGATACGAATCATATGTCAACTCAACAAGCGCTACTTGCATTTGCATCATATAATCGCATTAAAAATAATGAAAATACTTTATATGATATGACGGATATATCATCTGAAAATTATGAAGTTCCAGTTATCACTGTAACAGGTGTAGAAAATAATCAAGTAGTTGCAAAAAAAAATATTAAAGTACAAATTAGTGCTTCTCATAAAAATGAGAATGTGGAAAATATTAAAGTATGGCTTAATGGAGAAAAAATAGAAGGTAAGGATGGAAATTATACACTTAGCCTTAAATCGGGAAATAATAGCATGAATATAAAAGCTATATCAAATAATGGAGCATCATCATATTTACAATGGAGCATAAAGTTTGCTACGTTAAATTATCAAAAGGAAATTAATAATAAAATTACAAAAATGAACTCATGGGCTAAAAGTATTATAAATGAAAATGATTATACATTTTCTGAAAATGAATTGATTATGACTTATATGAGAACTGTAGGAAGTAGTTCAAAAATATCAAATAAAGTTTTAGAGAAGCTACAAGAACAAATTAAGTTCAAAAATGTAGATGAATGGACTAATACGATTATGGTACTTCATGCTATGGGAGTTGATGTTAGCAATGTTTACGGTGAAGATTTTTGGAAATATGGAAATTCATTTATAACTTCTCTTTCTCAACAAGATAATGTTCAAATTTTAACTGCTATTAATTCAAAATCTGAACAAAATGTACCAAAAGAGATATCTAAAGAGAATCTACTTAACAAAATAGCAACTAATTCAGATGGCGGATTTGGAATAAATGGTAAATCTAACGTATATGAAACAGGTTGTGCTGTGATTGCTCTTGCAAAAGAAGGTAATAGACAAGAAGAAGTTGAAAAAGCTATTGAATGGTTAGCAGAGAATCATACATCATCAGGAGGTTTTACTCAATTAGGATCTTATAGTGAGTTAAGTTCTACAGCAAAAGTTATGGAAGCACTTTGTGAAGTAGGAATTGATTTTACATTGGATGATAGATTTAATAATACTGAAAATATTTATACTAAATTAAAAATATTACTTGCAGAATCTGGAGAAGACCAAAATGAAGATGTATATAGGGCCTTAGCATCATATCAAAGATTATATAATGAAAAAGGATCTATTTATAGTATGGATGATGTAATTGCTCAACCTGGTTTAACTACATCTAGAAAGAAAATGGAAGATACAGTAGTAAACTATTTACAAACTATAGATTTTAGTACATATAGCGAAGAGGCTACAGAAGCAGCTTATCTTTTGATACGCGGTAATGAGGCTACAAAAGCAGTATATAATTATTTAGATGTTCTTAAAGAAGCTATTAAATCAAATCAAGTAACTACTGCAAGAGAGTATTTCTTTGCAGGACTTTATCTAAAGGAGAATGGTGTAACTCTAACAGATGTAGATAGTACTAATATGCTTTCTAAACTTGATGATTTAGAATATACAACTACAGATAATTTTGGTAGTGTGAAGTCAAGGGCGACAATACCTATGTCTTATGCTCTTATGACCCTAAACTTGGAGCCAAATTATGAAACTAGCTTAAGAGAAGATTTAACATCAAAAATTGAAAGTAACCGAGTTCCACAATCTAGTTGGACAGGAAAAGGATTTTATTCATATTATAATGAATACTTTGCTCCTGTAAATCAAGAAGCTACAATAGTTGCAATGATGGCTTTAAAAAGCTCAGAGAAACTTACGGATATAAATTCTTTAATTGACTATTTGGGAGGTAAAGGAACAGACGGTCACGATGAGAGACAGCTAGATGCAGGATACTGGGCTGACTACCGTAAGGATTCAAATAAGCTTGTAGGAAATTTAGTTACAACAGCAGATATGGTTGTAGGTATTCCAATGTTCGAAGTAGATATACTTTCAGATGCAAGATTTAATAAAGATAACGGAAATGTGGAAGATGGAATAAGAGCATTTTATCGTGCAAGCGGATTTGCTGATACACCATATAATAATGAAGTAAATACAAAATCATCTATTGGAGGATATCGTGCTTTATTATCACTTCGTTTTGCAGAAAATAATGCACCTAGTATTTATGATATAAATACCAAACGTGAGATAGATAAAACAACTTTAGAATCTAAAATAAAAGAAGCTGATACACTTAAAAAAGATGATTATATAATAGAAACTTGGACAGTATTTGAGAAAGCTCTGGAAGAGGCAAAAATTATAGTAAAACAAGAGGTAGTAACTCAAAAGGAAATAAATTTAGCATTAGAATCACTTAGAAATGCTATGAATGGATTAGAAGAATATAATGAAATTAATGTTACTTTCCGTCTTATGGGAGATTGGAAACATGATGATAAAAATGAACATACAGGATATGTAAACTGGATTAAGACACGTTCATATACAGTTTCAAAAGATGCTAAAGTATATGATATATTTGAAAAAGCTATGAAAGACTCAGGCCTTAAGAATACAGTTACAGACTCGAATTATGTATCTATGATTCAAGCACCAGAAGTTTTTGGTTCATATGTGCTTTCTCAAGGTGATAATGGAGTAAATAGTGCATGGCAATATATGATTAATGGAGAGTATTCAAAAGTAGGTTTAAATGAATGTAAACTTTCGGATGGTGATGTTATCGTCTTGAGATATGTTGATGATTATACAAATGAATTAGATATGAATGAAGCATGGAAAAAAGTTGAAGATTTAGAACCTACAGAGGTTTTTGAAAAGATACGTGCTAGTGCTAAGATGGAACTTAAGAAATATGTTGATATGGAAGATTATGAAAAGGAACAACAAAAATCTATTGAATCAATTTTAGATAAAGCTATGAAACAGTTAGACAAAGTAAAAGATACTGTAGAAGTTAAGGAAATAGTAACTGAAGCTAAAAATGATTTAGATGAAATACCTACAAAAGCTGAAATAGAAGAAGAGGCACAAAAAGAGCTATTACAAATTAAAGAAAAAGCAAAAGAAATTTTATCTTCATATAAAAATTTATCTCTATATGAAGATAAAGAAAAAGCGGAACTTAATAAAATTTTAGAAAAAGCATTTATTAGTATTGATGAAGCGAAGAGTAAATCAGAAGTTGAAAAAATAGTAACTAGCACTAAGGCAAAAATGGATGATATTGAAACAGCAGAAAAAATAGCTATTGATAGAGTTATAGAAGCTATTAATAAAATAGAAAATCCAGTTACTATAGATCAAAAGCCTATAATTGAAGCTGCAAGAGAAAAATATAATGCTTTGACAAAGGATCAGAAAAAGCAAGTAACTAATTATGAAATATTAGTTAAGGCTGAAGAAGATTTAAATAAATTAGTGAATGATGACTCTAGTAACAATGGTTCTGAAGGAAATAAACCAGATGGGGATGATTCTAATAATAATGGTTCTGAAGATAATAAGCCAGATGGAGATGACTCTAATAATAATGAACATAATAATTCTCAAGATGATGATGTTAAAACAGGAGATAACACTCAGATAGGGTTTATAGTATGTTCATTAATACTAGCAATAGGTGGAATCTATTTAGTAGAACTTGAAAGACGTAGGGGTAAAATTAAGTCTAATAAGTAA
- the rnr gene encoding ribonuclease R, whose product MTDKLRESLLGLISDNHYNPLKKEELALIFNIHPAEMPMFYNFLDELEEDGYIVRTKKGRIMSPNQMGLFVGKFVSHRKGYGFVESDEEFKQDLFIPKDDINGALHNDRVMAEVVTPATDDRRAEGKVIKIIKREVTRVVGLFQENKSFGFVVPDDKKFNQDIFIPKRVFSGAKNDDKVVCEITVWPQENRKPEGKIIEVLGQKGERGVEIDSIIRAHGLPEEFPKKVIEEANYVAEQDLGDEIARRVDLRDLNIFTIDGEDAKDLDDAISIEVLPNGNYKLGVHIADVTNYVKEKNKLDKEALKRATSVYLVDKVIPMLPKQLSNGVCSLNPFEDKLTLSCFMEIDSHGKVVNSEIAETVINSKARMTYTEVSDILEKDDEKLKKTFAAQVDDFIKAEKLARILMERRKVRGAIDFDFPEAKIILNSDGEVVDIKHYERRISNKMIEEFMLVANETVAEHFYWLQLPFVYRIHETPSAEKMEDLKKFIATFGYTIKGDLENVHPKEIQGIVEKIKGTKEEESISTIALRSMKQAKYSPQCVGHFGLAAKYYCHFTSPIRRYPDLQIHRIIKEQLNNKINNKRQEQLTHIVEYASTQSSERERAAELAERDVHDFYKACYMADKVGQEFDGTVSSVTSFGMFIELENTVEGLIRLANMRDDYYIYNQETYTIIGERTHKTFKIGDAVRIKVDNVNVDFREIDFALVSKLEESHIEEDLES is encoded by the coding sequence ATGACAGATAAATTAAGAGAATCATTACTAGGGCTAATTAGTGATAATCATTACAATCCTCTTAAAAAGGAAGAATTAGCGCTGATTTTTAATATACACCCAGCAGAAATGCCAATGTTCTATAACTTTTTAGATGAATTAGAAGAAGACGGTTATATAGTTAGAACAAAAAAAGGAAGAATCATGTCTCCAAATCAAATGGGACTATTTGTAGGGAAATTTGTTTCTCACAGAAAAGGTTACGGATTTGTAGAGTCTGATGAAGAATTTAAACAAGATTTATTTATTCCTAAAGACGATATAAATGGGGCACTTCACAATGATAGAGTTATGGCAGAAGTTGTAACACCTGCTACAGATGACAGAAGAGCTGAAGGTAAAGTTATTAAAATAATAAAAAGAGAAGTAACTAGAGTAGTTGGTTTATTTCAAGAAAACAAGAGCTTTGGTTTTGTTGTGCCTGATGACAAGAAATTTAACCAAGATATATTTATACCAAAGAGAGTTTTCTCTGGGGCTAAAAATGACGACAAAGTAGTTTGTGAAATAACAGTTTGGCCACAAGAAAATAGAAAACCAGAAGGTAAAATAATAGAAGTACTTGGTCAAAAAGGTGAAAGAGGAGTAGAAATTGACTCAATAATTAGAGCTCATGGACTTCCAGAAGAATTCCCTAAAAAAGTAATAGAGGAAGCTAATTATGTGGCAGAGCAAGATTTAGGCGATGAAATAGCAAGAAGAGTTGATTTAAGAGATCTTAATATATTCACAATAGATGGCGAAGATGCGAAGGATTTAGACGATGCTATTTCCATAGAAGTATTGCCAAATGGTAACTACAAATTGGGAGTACATATTGCCGATGTTACTAACTATGTAAAAGAAAAGAATAAGTTAGACAAAGAAGCTTTAAAAAGAGCTACATCTGTTTACTTAGTAGATAAAGTAATACCGATGTTACCAAAACAATTATCCAATGGTGTTTGTTCACTAAATCCATTTGAAGATAAGTTAACTTTATCTTGTTTTATGGAAATTGATAGTCATGGTAAAGTTGTTAATTCTGAAATTGCAGAAACAGTTATTAACTCAAAAGCAAGAATGACTTATACTGAAGTATCAGACATATTAGAAAAAGACGACGAAAAATTAAAGAAAACATTCGCTGCTCAAGTTGATGATTTTATAAAAGCTGAGAAATTAGCTAGAATTTTAATGGAAAGAAGAAAAGTAAGAGGAGCAATAGACTTTGACTTCCCAGAAGCCAAAATAATATTAAATAGTGATGGTGAAGTTGTTGATATAAAACACTATGAAAGAAGAATATCAAACAAAATGATAGAAGAATTTATGCTTGTTGCTAACGAAACTGTGGCAGAGCACTTCTATTGGTTACAGTTACCTTTTGTTTATAGAATACATGAGACTCCATCAGCAGAAAAAATGGAAGATCTTAAGAAGTTTATAGCTACATTTGGATACACAATAAAGGGTGACTTGGAAAATGTTCATCCAAAAGAAATCCAAGGAATAGTGGAAAAAATAAAAGGTACTAAAGAAGAAGAATCTATAAGTACAATAGCCCTACGTTCTATGAAACAAGCTAAATATTCACCACAATGTGTAGGTCACTTTGGACTGGCAGCAAAATACTACTGTCACTTTACTTCTCCAATCAGAAGATACCCAGACTTACAAATTCATAGAATAATAAAAGAGCAGTTAAACAACAAAATTAATAATAAGAGACAAGAACAACTAACTCATATAGTTGAATATGCATCTACTCAATCATCAGAAAGAGAAAGAGCAGCAGAACTTGCTGAAAGAGATGTTCATGACTTCTACAAAGCATGCTATATGGCTGACAAAGTTGGCCAAGAATTTGATGGTACTGTATCAAGTGTAACGTCATTTGGTATGTTTATAGAATTAGAAAATACAGTAGAAGGTCTTATAAGACTTGCTAATATGAGAGATGATTATTATATTTATAATCAAGAAACTTACACAATCATTGGAGAGAGAACTCACAAAACATTTAAGATTGGTGATGCTGTAAGAATAAAAGTTGATAATGTAAATGTGGATTTTAGAGAAATAGATTTTGCACTTGTATCTAAGTTGGAAGAAAGTCATATTGAAGAAGATTTAGAATCATAG